The Streptomyces sp. B3I8 nucleotide sequence CCGCCCCATGCGGGCGGTGAGTCTCTCCTCCAACTGCTCCGGGCCGTGCAGCGTCAGCCCCACTCGGAGCACGGCACGGGCGTACTCCTCGGTCTGCACAAGGCCCGGCATCACGGAGGCCGCGTACTCCTGGATCGACACCGCCCGCTCCGCGTGCGCCATGAACGCCCGTGACCAGTCCGGGAACGCCTCCCGGTGGACGTAGGGCCACAGGTCGACCAACAACTCGTCCGCGCCGAGGGCGGAGTCGAGGGCGCGGGCGAGGTCCCGCGTGGGTTTCGCGCCGGACGCGCGCTCGATCTGGGTGATCCGGGTGGCGACCACGTGCACCATGCTGCCCAGCTCGGCCTGGGTCAGCCCGGCCGCGAGGCGCAGTCTGCGCACCCGGGAGCCGAACATCGCCGCCATCGACGCACTGGGGTCAATTCCGTTGGCCAAGACGTCACTTCCGTCCCTTGCGAGCCTTTACGAACCGAAAGGTAAGGCTCTGTCACCTTCCTGAGGGTAGGACTGTGCGTCCACTCTTGTGTACGGAACGTGAGGACGCGTGCGGCCATGACGCCGCACCATCAGGAACGGAGCGGACGGACCGTGCTGACAGAAGTGACGACGCCGGACGAGGAACCGCGCACGGGCACCGGACTTCCCGTGCCCGCCGAACAGTTCGCCGACGTGCCCGTACTCGCGGAGCGGTACGCGGCCACGCCCCGGGGCGCGCGGCTCGCCAGGCGTCGGGCGGTGCGGTGGATGGAGGAGCGGGGCCACCCGTCGGCGTCGGACGCGTCGTGCGCCGTCGCGCTGGTGGTGGGGGAGCTCGCGGCCAATGCCGTACGGCACGGGCGGGTCCCGGGCCGGGACTTCGGCCTGCGGCTGGCGATGGACGAAGCGGCCGGGCTGGTCCGCGTCGAGGTCGCGGACGCGGACTCCGCGCACCGGCCTCCGGCCGTCCCGCCCGCGGCGGGCCCCGAGGACGAGTCGGGGCGGGGCCTGCTCCTCGTGGACGTGCTGGCGACCCGGTGGGGGTCCGCGCCGCGCGAGCCCGTCGGGAAGACCGTCTGGGCGGAGGTCCCGGCGGTCCCCGTGGCGGACGGACCCGACGCCTACCGGCGCCGGGCCACCCGCCCCTCGTCCCACACCGGTTCCCGCGTCTCGCGTACGTGGCCGTCCGCGCCGAACAGCAGGTAGCGGTCGAAGCTCTTGGCGAACCAGCGGTCGTGGGTGACCGCGAGCACCGTGCCCTCGTACGCGCTGAGCCCCGCCTGCAACGCCTCCGCGCTCTCCAGGTCGAGGTTGTCCGTGGGCTCGTCGAGGAACAGGGCGGTGGTGCCGCGCAGTTCGAGCAGCAGGATCTGGAAACGAGCCTGCTGGCCGCCGGACAGCCGGTCGAACGGCTGCTCGGCCTGCGCGGTCAGCTCGTACCGCCGCAGCGCGGACGCCGCTCTGCCCCGGTCGAGCGCGTGTTCCTTCCACAGGATGTCGAGCAGCGTGCGGCCGACGAGCTCCGGGTGGGCGTGCGTCTGCGCGAAGTGTCCGGGCGCGACGCGCGCGCCCAGCGTCCACTCCCCGGAGTGTTCGACGCGCTCCCCCGCCAGCAGCCGCAGGAAGTGCGACTTCCCGGAGCCGTTTGAGCCGAGGACGGCGACCCGTTCGCCGTAGAAGACCTCCAGGTCGAAGGGTTTCATCAGGCCGGTGAGGAGGAGCCCGCGGCAGGTGATCGCGCGCACCCCCGTACGACCGCCGCCCAGTCGCATGGTGATCTTCTGCGGTCGTGGCGGCTGCGGCGGCGGTCCGGCCTCCTCGAACTTGCGCAGCCGGGTCTGGGCCGCCTGGTAGCGGGAGGCCATGCCGTCGCTGCGGGCGGCGTACTGCCTTAGGTCCAGCACCAGTTGCCGGAGCTGCGCGTGCTTCTCGTCCCAGCGCCTGCGCAGTTCGTCGAACCGTTCGAACCGCCGCTCGCGTGCCTCGTGGTACGTTGCGAAGCCCCCGCCGTGCACCCAGACGTCGCTGCCGCCCGGCGCCGGCTCCACGCTGACGATCCGCTCCGCCGCGCGGGCCAGCAGTTCGCGGTCGTGGCTGACGAACAGCACGGTCTTGGCGGTCTCGCGCAGCTTCTCCTCCAGCCACCGCTTGCCCGGCACGTCCAGGTAGTTGTCGGGCTCGTCGAGCAGGAGCACCTGGTCGGGACCGCGCAGCAGCACCTCCAGGCACAGCCGTTTCTGTTCGCCGCCCGACAGCGTGCGTACCTCGCGCCAGCGGGCGCGTTCGTAGGGGACTCCGAGCGCGGCGGTGGTGCACCTGTCCCACAGGTTCTCCGCCTCGTAACCGCCCGCCTCGCCCCAGTCGCTCAGCGCCTGCGCGTACGCGAGCTGCGCGGCCTCGTCGTCCTGCTCCATGAGCCGCAGCTCGGCCGCGTCGACGGCGGCCGCGGCCCTGCGTACGCGCTCCTGGGAGACGGCGAGCAGCAGGTCCCGTACGGACCTGTCGTCCGTGACGGAGCCGATGAACTGCGGCATCACGCCGAGCCCGCCGCTGACGGTGACCGTGCCGCCGTGCGGCGTCAGCTCCCCGGCGATCAGCCGCTGCAACGTCGTCTTCCCGGCGCCGTTCGCCCCGACCAGGGCGACGACGGAACCCTCGGCGACCTTGAACGAGACGTCTCCGAACAGGATGCGACCGTCGGGGAGGTAGTACTCGAGGTGCGCTGCTTCGACGTGGCCCATGAACGGTGGAGCGTACGCGCACCCCTCGCCGGGGCGCACCGCAAATTAATACTTGGCCAGCCACATAATCGGTGCTACTTTTAAGTGGTCGGCCACATAAATGGGTGGCCGGCACGGGAGCACCATCGGCATGAGCGAGGACACTGACATGAAGGCCATCGTTTTCGACGAGTTCGGCGGCACCGAGGTCCTGCACCGGACGGAGGTGGAGACCCCCGAGCCGGGCGCCGGCCAGGTCCGCGTGCGGATCCGGGCGATCGGCGTCAACCCGGTGGACGGCAAGATCCGCTCCGGCGGCATGGAGGCCGTCTTCCCGACGACCCTCCCGGCGATCCCCGGCGGCGAGATCGCCGGAGTGGTCGACGCGCTCGGCGAGGGCGTCGAGGGCCTGGCGGTCGGCGACGAGGTGCTGGGCTGGTCCGACACCGGCTCCTACGCCGAGTACGCCCTGGCCACCCCCGACCACCTCGCACCGAAGCCGGCCGGCCTCGACTGGGAGCACGCGGTCACCCTGCCGGTCGCGAGCGACGGCGCCGAGCGGGTGCTGGACGTGCTGGGCGTCAAGGAGGGCGAGACCGTACTGATGCACGGTGCGGCGGGCGCGATGGGCACGCTGGCCGTGCAGCTCGCCACCGCCCGCGGCGCCCGTGTCGTCGGCACGGCGGGACCGGCCAACCAGGAGTACCTGACCGGCCTGGGCGCCACGGCGACGACGTACGGCGAGGGGCTGCTGGAGCGCGTGCGCGCACTGGCGCCCGAGGGTGTGGACGCCGTGTTCGACCTCGCGGGCAAGGGCGCGCTGGAGGACTCCATCACCCTGCTCGGCGGCACGGAGCGCGTCGTCACGACCGCCGACTTCCGCGCGGCTTCGCTGGGCGTCCACTTCGAGTCCGGCCCGCAGCGCCGCTCGGCCGCGCGGCTCGCGGAACTGGCCCGGCAGGCGGCCGACGGCACGCTGGTCACGACGGTCGGCACCAGCCTCCCGCTCGCTCAGGCCGCCGAGGCGCACCGTGTCATCGACGCCGGCCACGGCCGCGGCAAGGTCGTCCTCACCGTCGCCTGATCCCTTTCGCCCGGTTCGTACAGAATTTTCGACAAGGAGAGGTCCCCCATGTCCGACGCTTCCCTGCACGCCCTGTGGTCCCCGGCCACCGTCGGTGCCATGAACCTGCCGCACCGGCTGGCAATGGCCCCGATGACCCGCGACCGCTCCACCCCCGAGGGCGTCCCGACCGAGCTCAACGCGGAGTACTACGCCCAGCGGGCCTCGCACGCCCTCGTCATCACGGAGGGCACGCAGCCCTCCGCCGACGGGCAGGGCTACCTGCTGACCCCCGGGCTGCACACCGAGGAGCAGGTCGCGGGCTGGCGCAAGGTCGCCGACGCCGTCCACGCGGCGGACGGACGGCTCGTCGTCCAGCTCATGCACACCGGACGCATCGCGCACCCCGACAACACCCCGCACGGCCGGCAGCCGGTGGCACCGTCCGCGGTCCGCCCGGCCGGCGTGATGTTCACGGCCACCGGCCCGCAGGAGATGCCCGAGCCGAGGGAACTGACGGCCGACGAAGTGGCCGCCACGGTCGACGACTTCCGGCGGGCCGCGGCCAACGCGGTGGCCGCCGGTGCCGACGCCGTGGAGATCCACGGCGCCAACGGCTACCTGATCCAGCAGTTCCTGGCGACCAACACCAACCACCGCACGGACCGCTACGGCGGCTCCGTCGAGGGCCGCATCCGCTTCGCGGTCGAGGTCGCCACGGCGGTGGCCGAGGAGATCGGCCCCGACCGCACCGGCATCCGGCTCTCGCCGGGCAACCCGTACAACGACATCACCGAGGCGGACACCGCCGAGCTGTACCCGGCCCTGGTCCGCGCCCTGGCCCCGCTGAACCTGGCGTACCTGCACCTGATCCACGGCGGTGACGAGGAACTGCTCGACCGCCTGCGGGAGGTGTGGCCGACCGCCCTGCTCCTCAACCGCGCGGGCGCCGACCTGCCGGCCCGCGCCGCGGACATCGCCGCCGGCCGCGCGGACGTGGTGACGGTGGGCGCCCTGGCCCTCGCCAACCCCGACCTGCCCGAACGAGTACGCTCCGGAGCGCCGCTGAACACCCCCGACCCGGCGACGTTCTACGGCGGCGACGCGGCGGGGTACACCGACTACCCCACTCTCTCCACTCTCCCCGTCCCTTCCACCCCGTCGGCTTGAGGAGCAGCGATGACCGACCCCGCACAGTCCACCCGGGAGGCACTCGACCGGGAGGGCCCGGGCGCGGTCCGTCAGGGCCGGCTGAGCTACGCGGTGTTCGAGCTCGGCCGGACCCATCGGAGCAGGGCGGCCGCCCTGCTCCGGGGGATGAACCTGCACCCCGGCCAGGAGCTGCTGCTCATGCAGCTCTTCGACCGGGACGGCCAGACCCAGTCCGAACTCCTCGAAGCCGTCGGCCTGGACCACTCCACCGTCTCCAAGTCCCTGCGCCGCATGCAGGAGGCGGGCCTCCTCACCCGCCGCCCCGCCGACCACGACCGCCGCGTCATGATCGTCCACCTCACGCCGGAGGGCCGCGCCCTGGAGGCCCCGATCACGGGAATGTGGCGCACGCTGGAGGAGGCGTCGGCGAAAAGCCTGACCCCCGAGGAGATCGAAACGTTCATCACCCTCGCCCGGAAGATCCAGGCGTCGGTCGATTCCTGAGGGGGCGGCCGGTGCCCGAGGCCCCGGTGAGCCGGTCGGTGCCCGAGGCCCTGGTGGGTCAGTCGGTTCCTGAGGTCCCGGTGGGCCGGTCGCCCACCGGGGCCTTCGTGTCGACCCGCTCCGTGAGCCGCCCCCGGCGCAGGGTGAGGACACGGTCGGACCTCGCGGCCAGCCGCGCGGAGTGGGTGACGACGACCACGCACTTGCCCTGCTCGTGCGCGAGGTCGCGGAAGATGTCGACGATGCCCTGTGCGGTGTCCTCGTCGAGGTTTCCGGTGGGCTCGTCGGCGAGCAGGATGTCGACGTCGCAGGCGAGGGCGCGGGCGATGGCGACCCGCTGCTGCTGACCGCCGGAGAGCCGCCGCACATTGCGGGTGGCCGTCGTCCTGTCGAGGCCGATCGAGTCCAGGAGCCGCAGTGCGTGGGCCCGGCGGCTGCCCGTCGGGGGAGCGGCGCCGGTGATCTCCATGGCGGCGGTGACGTTCTGCAGGGCGGTCATGTAGGTGAGCAGGTTGAACTGCTGGAAGATCGTCGCCGCGTGCTTGTTGCGGTAGCGGGCGAGGCCCAGTTCGGTGAGGTCCCGCCCCTCGAAACTGACGGTGCCCCTGGTCGGGGTGTCCAGACCGCCGACCAGGCCGAGCAGCGTCGTCTTTCCGCTGCCGGAGGGGCCCAGGACGGTGTAGAACGTGCCGCGCTCGAAGACGTGATCGATGCCCTTGAGGACCGTGGTCCTGCGGCGCCCCCCGGAGTAGGTGTGGCTGACGTCGGCCAGGCGCAGGAGGGGCGGGGCGGCGGTGGCAGCGGCGGACGCGGTGGCGGTGGCGCTGGTCATGGCGGGGTCACTGGCCCTTCGTGAGAATGGAGCGGGGGCTGAGGCGCAGCACGGCGGAGGCCGGGAGCGCGGTGGCGAGCAGGCCGATGCCGAGGCCGAGGACGCCCACGGTGGTGAGGTCGGCGGCATCCAGCCGTACGGTGATCCTGCCGATGGGGTCGGCGTTCTCGACGGGCCTGTCGTCCGGGTCGATGCCCTCGCCGAGTCCGGTGCTGCCGGGGCGCGGGGGCTGCCAGGAGTCGAGCTTGTGCCGGGCCGCCGTGGCCTCCCTGCCGAGCAGCGACTGACCGGCGCTCTGGGTCAGCGTCGGGGCGCACAGCGCACTCACACCGAGGGCGACGGCGGCGACCAGGACGATCTCCAGCGCCTGCTGGGCGATCAGCCTGCCCTTGCGTTCGCCCATCGCGAGCAGCACCCCGTACTCCGTGCGACGCTGCTTGACGGCGAGGTTGACCAGGAGGACCAGGACGGCCGCGCCGGCCAGGCCCATCAGCCACATGGCCACGGTGGCCGTGGAGCGGATGCTGTTCAGCGGGCCCGTCATCTGCCGGACGGCCTTGTCGTTGACGTCCAGGGTGAAGCCGTCGAGTCGCGCGCCCGCGAGCCGCTTCGCCCGGGCCTCGAACGCGGCCTCGTCGTCGGCGTCGCGGAGGAGGAAGGTCGCCTTGCCCACCTGCGGGTGCCCGCTCTCCTTCTGCCCCTCGGGGTCGAGGGCGGAGATGCCGCCCACCGTTGCGTACAGCATGTCGGCCGGGCTGACGCCGTACTCGGGTTCGGGTTCGGTGCTGGGCCGGGGGTCGCGGTAGACGCCGGCCACGGTGAAGTCGGCCGTGGTCCTCTCGTCGTTCCCGGTCAGCGGCAACCGGTCGCCGACCTCGAGACCGTTCTTCCTCGCCAGCCGCTCCTCGATCAGGACGCGCTTGGCGTTCTTGTCGGCGGCCGTGAGGTGCCGGCCGGACAGCAGGGTGAACCTGCCGCTGCGGAAGTCGGGCAGCAGCGAGGAGTCCAGCACGCCCACGCTCGCGGTGCCGCCGGGACCCATGGGGTCCTTGGCGCCGCCCCCGACCAGCTCGTACCGGCCCTTGAGGAGGGCGCGGTCCCATGTCGAGTACGTGTACTTCCGCACCTGGGGGAGTGCGCCGAGGGCGTCGACGGTCGTGGCGTCGATGCGCGGCGCCTGGAGCCCGCCCGAGGGGCCGGCCAACGAGCCCA carries:
- a CDS encoding ATP-binding protein; translated protein: MTPHHQERSGRTVLTEVTTPDEEPRTGTGLPVPAEQFADVPVLAERYAATPRGARLARRRAVRWMEERGHPSASDASCAVALVVGELAANAVRHGRVPGRDFGLRLAMDEAAGLVRVEVADADSAHRPPAVPPAAGPEDESGRGLLLVDVLATRWGSAPREPVGKTVWAEVPAVPVADGPDAYRRRATRPSSHTGSRVSRTWPSAPNSR
- a CDS encoding ATP-binding cassette domain-containing protein; the protein is MGHVEAAHLEYYLPDGRILFGDVSFKVAEGSVVALVGANGAGKTTLQRLIAGELTPHGGTVTVSGGLGVMPQFIGSVTDDRSVRDLLLAVSQERVRRAAAAVDAAELRLMEQDDEAAQLAYAQALSDWGEAGGYEAENLWDRCTTAALGVPYERARWREVRTLSGGEQKRLCLEVLLRGPDQVLLLDEPDNYLDVPGKRWLEEKLRETAKTVLFVSHDRELLARAAERIVSVEPAPGGSDVWVHGGGFATYHEARERRFERFDELRRRWDEKHAQLRQLVLDLRQYAARSDGMASRYQAAQTRLRKFEEAGPPPQPPRPQKITMRLGGGRTGVRAITCRGLLLTGLMKPFDLEVFYGERVAVLGSNGSGKSHFLRLLAGERVEHSGEWTLGARVAPGHFAQTHAHPELVGRTLLDILWKEHALDRGRAASALRRYELTAQAEQPFDRLSGGQQARFQILLLELRGTTALFLDEPTDNLDLESAEALQAGLSAYEGTVLAVTHDRWFAKSFDRYLLFGADGHVRETREPVWDEGRVARRR
- a CDS encoding NADP-dependent oxidoreductase → MKAIVFDEFGGTEVLHRTEVETPEPGAGQVRVRIRAIGVNPVDGKIRSGGMEAVFPTTLPAIPGGEIAGVVDALGEGVEGLAVGDEVLGWSDTGSYAEYALATPDHLAPKPAGLDWEHAVTLPVASDGAERVLDVLGVKEGETVLMHGAAGAMGTLAVQLATARGARVVGTAGPANQEYLTGLGATATTYGEGLLERVRALAPEGVDAVFDLAGKGALEDSITLLGGTERVVTTADFRAASLGVHFESGPQRRSAARLAELARQAADGTLVTTVGTSLPLAQAAEAHRVIDAGHGRGKVVLTVA
- a CDS encoding alkene reductase; translation: MSDASLHALWSPATVGAMNLPHRLAMAPMTRDRSTPEGVPTELNAEYYAQRASHALVITEGTQPSADGQGYLLTPGLHTEEQVAGWRKVADAVHAADGRLVVQLMHTGRIAHPDNTPHGRQPVAPSAVRPAGVMFTATGPQEMPEPRELTADEVAATVDDFRRAAANAVAAGADAVEIHGANGYLIQQFLATNTNHRTDRYGGSVEGRIRFAVEVATAVAEEIGPDRTGIRLSPGNPYNDITEADTAELYPALVRALAPLNLAYLHLIHGGDEELLDRLREVWPTALLLNRAGADLPARAADIAAGRADVVTVGALALANPDLPERVRSGAPLNTPDPATFYGGDAAGYTDYPTLSTLPVPSTPSA
- a CDS encoding MarR family winged helix-turn-helix transcriptional regulator, whose amino-acid sequence is MTDPAQSTREALDREGPGAVRQGRLSYAVFELGRTHRSRAAALLRGMNLHPGQELLLMQLFDRDGQTQSELLEAVGLDHSTVSKSLRRMQEAGLLTRRPADHDRRVMIVHLTPEGRALEAPITGMWRTLEEASAKSLTPEEIETFITLARKIQASVDS
- a CDS encoding ABC transporter ATP-binding protein, producing MTSATATASAAATAAPPLLRLADVSHTYSGGRRRTTVLKGIDHVFERGTFYTVLGPSGSGKTTLLGLVGGLDTPTRGTVSFEGRDLTELGLARYRNKHAATIFQQFNLLTYMTALQNVTAAMEITGAAPPTGSRRAHALRLLDSIGLDRTTATRNVRRLSGGQQQRVAIARALACDVDILLADEPTGNLDEDTAQGIVDIFRDLAHEQGKCVVVVTHSARLAARSDRVLTLRRGRLTERVDTKAPVGDRPTGTSGTD
- a CDS encoding ABC transporter permease, whose translation is MNFVKRAGLSLWARRGRTLLTLAAFLVISVMVLAGILIDDATARAEQSARRSVGAEVQLDVDLGSLAGPSGGLQAPRIDATTVDALGALPQVRKYTYSTWDRALLKGRYELVGGGAKDPMGPGGTASVGVLDSSLLPDFRSGRFTLLSGRHLTAADKNAKRVLIEERLARKNGLEVGDRLPLTGNDERTTADFTVAGVYRDPRPSTEPEPEYGVSPADMLYATVGGISALDPEGQKESGHPQVGKATFLLRDADDEAAFEARAKRLAGARLDGFTLDVNDKAVRQMTGPLNSIRSTATVAMWLMGLAGAAVLVLLVNLAVKQRRTEYGVLLAMGERKGRLIAQQALEIVLVAAVALGVSALCAPTLTQSAGQSLLGREATAARHKLDSWQPPRPGSTGLGEGIDPDDRPVENADPIGRITVRLDAADLTTVGVLGLGIGLLATALPASAVLRLSPRSILTKGQ